One Mycobacterium paraseoulense genomic window, GCGAGGACGGCCTCACTCGGCAACAGCACCAATTCGCCCGAAATGAACCACTTTTGCCCGTCGATCTTGTCGATCCACGCGCGCGCTTGCAGCGGGCGCTCGATGGGCACCGGCTTCTTGAAGTTGACCGTGAGTGTCGCGGTGACCGTCAGCTGGTTGTGAGCGATTGGGACGTGGCCCAATATCTCGTCCATCACGGAAGCGGTCCATCCGCCGTGGGCCACGTTCGGCCCACCTTCGTGATCGGGTGGGCACGCGAGGTTCGACGTGAGAACGTCGTCGGTACGCAGTTCCTCCTGCGTTACGCCGAGCCGGCACTCACCGGTCCGCATGCATGCCCCGCAGAGAGCGACTCCGCCTTCCGTGCGAGGCATCGCCTGGAAGTCGGCGCCGACCCACGACCCCAGATCGGACTCCCATGCGGTGTCGCTCATTTGCATCCCTTCCACCCGGGCCTTGTCATGTGACCGTACACCGTACAGTCATACCCGTGACGCCGGCCGGGAACCAGCTGATCCGAATCACTTCTTGGGGCGCGCAGCTCGCGGTTTGCGCCCGGGGGCGGCGCCGCGCGGTGCGGCCAGACGGGCACGTAGTCCCTCGATGATGGTGTCGACCCCGTAGCTGAAGAAGTCCCGGCCGTGCAACCCGGCGAGGTGCGGTCTGAGCTCGACGATGGTGTCCTCCAAGTCGGGTGGGTCGAGGTCGTCCTCGAACTCGATGACCTGATACCGCCCGAACAGGTAGGTGTGGATCATCGCGTACGACAAGAAAACCTCGGGCCCCTCGAAGCCGGCGCTCATCAGGATCTGCATGATGCCGTTCATCAGCCGTCGATCTGTGCTCCGCATCCGCTCCAACAGGATGGTCGCTATATCCGGATGACTGTGCAGCTGCGCGTCGATCCCGTCGATGACCGCACGAAGTCGCTCATCCCATGGGCCGGAATCCGGATCGGGTATCTCCACGCGCGACAGGAGCTTGCCGGCCACGAGATCCAGCAGTTCCCGATTGTCGGAGACGTACCAGTAGGCGGCCATCGCCGAACGCTTCAGCTGACGCGATAGCCGACGCATCGACAGGGCTTCCAGCCCCTCGGCGCGAATGATCTCGAGGGCGGCCGCGACGATCTGTTCTTCGGTGAGCGCCGGGGGCTTGTTGCGAGCCGCGGACCGACGCGCTTCGGCGGTTGACCGACTGTTCTCGGCTATCGCAGGCTCCGATCCTCCGGTGACGTCGGTTCAGATACTAACGTCACCTCGCCTGGCCGACGAGGAGCTTGACAAGGCCGTCACCGGCACCACGCGGTAGTGATCAGCATCACCTTACAGTGTAATGTGGTCTAAGCGATTGCCGGATCTGAGCATCGCCTCAGGCCGGCGTCGCGTCGAGCCGACACGCGAGCGAACCAGGAGTGCGATGCCCGACCTCACTCTGTCCGACATATGCAGTGAACACCGGCGACGGTATCCGGACCGCCTGGCGGTGATCGACGGGCCGGTTCGGTACACCTGGCCGCAATTCGACAACCGCGTCAATCAGGCCGCGCGACTGCTCGTGCACCACGGCGTTGGGCGCGGCGACCGGGTGCTGTGGCTTGCGCAGAACTCGTCCAGATTTCTCGAGTTGATGATCGCATGCGCCCGCCTCGGGGCGATGATCTGCCCGGCCAACTGGCGGCAGTCGGGCCACGAACTCGCCTTCGTCATCGACGACTTCGACCCGAAGATCATCGTGTGGCAGGAGGAGGAAATCGCGCCTCAGGTCGCCGAAGCGCGCACCCTCGCCGGCGGGTCCGCGGTCTGGATCCGACACGACTCCGACGATGCCGACGGCTATGACCGCCGTGTTGCCGAGTTCGCCACGGATCCAGTGGAATCCGAGGCCGACCCGCACGACGCCCTCCTCGTCATCTACACCGCCGCCATCATCGACCGCCCAGCCGGATCGATGCTCTCCCAGCGCAATTTGACGACGATGGCGATGCTCACAGGCAGGGTTACCGAAACCGACCACTCGAGCGTGTTCGTGAACTCCGGCCCGCTATTCCACATCGGCAACTTCCAGTTCGATTCGCTTCCTACGTTCGTCATGGGAGGAACGAACGTCTATGTCCGCCGGGTGGACGAAGCGGAGTTGCTAAGACTCATCGAGGCGGAGAAGGTCACGTCGGCCTTCCTGATGCCCCCTACGATCATCAAGATGCTGGAACTCAACAAGGAGGCCGAACACGACATCAGCTCGCTGCGCCCCGGTCCGTTCGCTCCCGTGTGGGGCGACGCGTTGCCCCCAGACGACCGCCTGTGGGCACAGCACACCGGCGGGTTCGGTCAGACCGAGGTCTCCGGCCTGGCCCTGCTCAACGCGTGGGGCACGTCCGGGATCGGCAATTCCGGCCGGCCTTCCCCGCTATGCCAGGTGCGCATCGTGGACGCCGAGGGCAACGAGGTACCCGACGGCATACCCGGCGAGATAGCGATCCGCGGTGACACCGTTCACCTCGGATACTGGAACCGGCCGGCGACCAACGCGGCGCGAATGCGCAACGGCTGGTGGCACACTCGCGATCGAGGGCGTCGCGAGGCGGACGGCACCATCGAATTCATGGGCACGCTGACGCGCATGATCAAGTCGGCGGCCGAGAATATCTATCCGCCCGAGGTCGAGTTCTGCCTGGCCGCGCACCCGGCCGTCAAGCAGGCGGCGATTATCGGGGTGCCCGATCCGACGTTCACGCAGTCGGTCAAGGCGATCGTGGTCCTCGAGGAGGGGCGGACGCTCACCGCCGCAGAGATCATCGAACACTGCCGTGAACGCATCGCGTCATACAAGAAGCCGAAGTTCGTCGAGTTCGTGGAGGTGATCCCGACCGTGAACGGGGTGACCGATTACGACGCGCTCGACGCGGCCTACGGCGGCGGCGGCTATCCGGGCGGCGCCAACGTCGCGCGGTAGGAGACGCCACCTGCTCGCAGAGCGATTGGCCAGACCGTGATCTGCTAAGACAGCACCTCGATGAGAGTCGAGTCGGCTTCGCCAACCATGAAAGTTTCAGCTGCTTCGAGGTAGCGACGCCAATGGCGTTGCGCGGCTTCGAAGTCGCCGTCTGAGAGCAGTTTGACCAGACGGGCGTATGCGCGCTGGGCCTGTTTGTTCACGGTGCTGCTGGATCCGCGCGGGTGCGACGCGATGAACAACGCGTTGTGCGCGTCGATGATGTGGAACAGCATCTTGCTCAGCTCCGCCAGCGTCATGTTACCGGTCGCCTCGACGATGGCGGAGTGGATCTTGAGATCGTGCGCTGCGAAAGCGTCGTCGTCATCGACAAGTTCCTCGGCCTCGGCCGCCAATTCCCCGAGCGTGCGAATGGCGGACCTGCGCTTGGAGCCACCCAACATCCCCACCGCGGACACCTCGATCTCGGTGCGCGCCTGGTACACGTCGGTCAGCGGGGTGCCCTGGTACTGCAGGAGGATTCCCATGTAACGTGCGGCGACCGCCCCGTCAGGCTCCAGCACGCGTCCGCCACCGCGTGCCCCCCGCAGGACCGTGATGATCGCCTCGGACTCCAGGATCCGGAAAGCCTCACGCAGCGTTGGCCGGGAGACACCAAATTGCTGCATCAGGATGGCTTCGTTCGGGAGTAGTTCGCCCGGCTTCAGCTCACCGGTGACGATCTGGCGCCGAAGGGTTGCTGCCACCAGTTCACTGGCCTTCGGAATTTTGACGATCGTGGACTTCTTCATCGCGTCACACCGTTCCTCGTCGCCACAGACACCAGCACCGCCTACCCGATAGGAATGAGTCCATCTATCGGAATCATTTGATTGATTGTAATCTGATGACCATATCGCGCGCGTTCTGGCCAATGCGGCTGCCGCGTGGAGATGCCAGTTTCCGCGCCGGATACGGAAAGTCCACCAGGTGACCTGTGACTTTGATCTGCGGGTGCGTCGAGCGCAATGGCGCCGCTTGGGCCAGACCTTAGTTCTACTCGCCTACGTGGGCGGTATCGCCGCTCACCGGGTGCTCCTCATCTGCCCACGTACTTCGGTGGGCGCTTTTCTTGCATGGCCGCCAACGCCTCCGCCGCGTCCTCGGTCGCAGCGACCACCGCGAAGTGCGACGAGATGAGATCCAGTGCCGTGCGCCGGTCGACGTCGGCGGACTGGTAGGTGGCGCGTTTGATCATGCGGACGGTCACCGGGGCGTGCTGGGCGATCGACTGCGCGAACTTCACCGTCTCCTCTTCCAGGGTTTCCGGAGTGGCCAAACGGTTGACGAGTCCGATGCGAAGCGCCTCGTGGGCGTCGATGAAGTCCCCCGTCAAGAGCAACTCAAGGGCCTTGGACGTACCCACGATGCGCGGAAGATAGTAGGCGCCGCCGTCGCCGGGGGTCAATCCGACCCTGACGTAGCCCTCGGACACTCTCGCCGACATCGACATGATGCGCATATCGCACATCAGAGCCATGTCGAGACCTGCGCCTACCGCGACGCCGTTGATCGATGCGATCACCGGCTTGTCCAGATCCGCGAGTGTGTGAGCAATCTGATGGATCTCGTCGTGGAGTTGGCTCTTGCGCTGCAGGGGCGTCAGGTTGGGATTGGCGTTTGAGATGGAGGAGAGATCGACGCCCGAACAAAAGGCCTTGTCCCCCGTGCCGGTGAGGACCAGCACCCGCACCTCGTCGTCGTGCTTGGCAGCCCGTAGCAGTTCAGCCCACTCGCGGATCATCTCGAAAGTGAATGCGTTGCGCGCTTCGGGCCGGTTGAGCCGAATGGTGCCCACGCCGTCGCGCACCGACCATTGCAGTTCGTCCAACACGAGCCTCCTCCAGACCGGAGTCCTGTCGACAGAACTCCACTCGTCCACCGGGCACTAAATTAGTTAACATTTTTGCCGTTATAGGGCGCTCCATGACCGATGCGTCACCTACGGAGGGGCTAGCCGCGGGATTCACGCGGGACCGGGTGTAGATCACGCCGACCTGGTTTGCCGAGGCAGTGAGCAAGCCGCAAGCTACGCGCGCGACCGCCACGGCCAAACACGCGGGTGATGCCGAACATACGGCACAGCGCGGCGAGCTGCGGGCGCGAGCGGTGACCGACTTGATCAGCCGAGCAGTTCGTAGATGGTGGCGTTCGCCGTTCCGCCGCCCTCGCACATGGTCTGAAGGCCATAGCGGCCACCCGTGCGACGCATGTGGTGGATCAAGGTCGTGGCGAGCCGCGCGCCCGAGCAGCCCAGCGGGTGGCCCAACGCGATCGCGCCACCAACGGGGTTGAGCTTGTCGCGGGACACGCCGGTATCCGCCTGCCACGCCAGCGGAACCGGGGCGAACGCCTCATTCACCTCGAAGAAGGCGATGTCGCCGAGGTCCAAGCCGGAGCGCTTCAGGGCCAGCTGCGTCGCCGGTATGGGTCCGGTCAGCATCTTCACCGGGTCGTCGCCGGTGCAGACCGCGGTGTGCACGCGCGCGAGTGGCGTCATGCCGAGTTCGGCGGCCCGTTCCGACGTGGTGATGAGCACGGCGGCGGCCCCGTCGGAGATCTGTGATGCGTTGCCCGCCGTGATCTTTCCGCCGTCGAGGAACGGCGCTTTCAGCGTGGCCAGCTTCTCCACCGTCGACCCGCGCCGGATTCCCTCGTCAGCGATGACGTCGCCGGCCGCTGTGCGCACGGCAACGATCTCGTCGACGAAGAGCCCGTCGTCCTGCGCCGCCGCCGCACGCTCATGCGATTCGACCGAGTACTCGTCGAGCTGGGTACGGGACAGCCCGTACTGTTCGGCGATGAGTTCGGCGCCCGCCCCCTGGTTGAACCTTCCGTTGAAGCCCGGCGCCGTCAGCTCGGACGCGTACCGTTCGACCGCGGGCCCGCCCATGTCGCCGGTACCGGGGACGGTGGCGGCGCCCATCGGCACGTTGGACATCATCTCCACGCCTCCGGCGACGACGATGTCGGCCTGCCCGGACACCACAGCCGCCGCCGCCGTCGAGATGGCCTGCTGAGACGAGCCGCACTGCCGGTCCACCGTGAAGCCCGGCACCGATTCCGGCCATCCGGCGGCGAGCACCGCCATGCGACCGATGTTTCCGGACTGCTGGCCGATGCTGATGACGTTCCCCCAGTGCACATCCTCGACGAGCGCGGGATCCAGCCCCGCGCGCGCGATGAGTTCGTTGAGTACGGTGGCCGAGAGTTCGACGGCATGCAGGCCCGCCAGACCGCCGTTGCGCTTGCCTATCGGTGTCCGCACCGCGGCGGCGATGACCGCATCTCGCATCGCAAATCCCTCTCTTTGCCAAATCAGTTGAATTTATTAGATACTTTGTACACCACCTTGGGCGCCCAGCACCGGGTGAGTTACCTTCTGAATAAGTAAACGGTTTAGCTGCCGCTTAACGACTGGTTGGGATGTACCGGATGACGAGTGCCTTGGTGCCGCCTTTCCGCGCGCTGCCACCCGAAACGGAGGGCCTGCGCACCGAGGTGCGGCAGTACATCCACGACGACCGTGCCCAACACGGCTGGACGCCGCGGGTCGACTCGTGGATCGCCTCGTGGGATCCCGGATTCAGCCGCCGACTCGGCGCCAAAGGCTGGCTGGGCATGACGTTTCCCCGCGAATACGGGGGCGGCGGATTCAGCCACGTCGAACGATTCGTCGTGATCGAGGAGCTCCTGGCCGCCGGCGCGCCGGTGGCCGCGCACTGGGTCGCCGACCGCCAAGCGGGGCCATCGCTGCTGAAGTACGGGAACGAGCGGCAGCGGCAGCGCTACCTGCCGGCCATCGCCCGCGGCGAGTGTTATTTCGCGATCGGCATGAGCGAACCGGAGTCCGGGTCCGACCTGGCCAGCGTGAAGACACGCGGCGTCCGCGTCGATGGCGGCTGGGAGCTGACCGGCACCAAGGTGTGGACTTCGGGCGCACACCACGCCCACGCGTTCGTCGTGCTGGCCCGCACGTCCGAACTCGACGTCGCGAAGCGTCATGAGGGGCTCAGTCAGTTCGTGGTCCCTCTGGACTCCCCCGGCCTCGACATCCGGCCGATCAGGCTGCTCACTGGGGCGCATCACTTCAACGAGGTGGCATTGTCGAAGGTTTTCGTGCCCGATGAGATGGTGCTCGGCGATATCGGGGACGGCTGGGCGCAGGTCACCTCCGAGTTGGGATTCGAACGCAGCGGGCCCGAGCGCATCCTTTCCACCCAACCGCTGCTCGAGGCGCTTGCCCGCACTTTCAAGAGCGACATGCATCGGGAGTATCCCTGGGCGGCTTCCGATCTCGGTGATCTGGTGTCCCAGCTTGCGACCCTGCGGCAGATGTCCGCTTCGGTGGCCGCCGCGTTGAGCCGCGGCGAGCCGGTTGGGATCGCCGCCGCGGTCATCAAGGATCTCGGCACGCGCTACGAGGGCGCGGTGGTGGACACGGCCAGCGCGGCGGCAGTCGTGCGCCCGGGCGTGCACGCGGATGACGACGTGGCCCGGCTGCTGGCCGAGGGCATCCTGCATGCTCCCGGCTTCACGCTTCGGGGAGGAACCAACGAGATCCTCAGCGGCGTCGTCGCACGCGGTTTGGGGCTGCGATGACGACGGCGACCGACGACGCCGACCTGCTCGCGGTTCGCAAACTGGCCGATGACATTCTCGCGTCGAGCACCGAGCCCCTGCTCGACGTGCAGCGCGTGGATCTCGAGTACAGCCCTGAACTCTGGAGCACGCTGACCGGCGCCGGCCTGACTCTGTTGACTACACCGGAAGCGCGCGGGGGCGCCGGCGCGAGTCTGCGGGAACTAGCGGTGGTGCTCGAGGCGTGCGGGTACCACGCGGCCCCGGTCCCGCTGGCCGAGCACGACCTGTTGGCATCGTGGCTACTGGGTATCGCTGACCTGCCCGCAGATTTTGGCGTCATGACGGCTGCGGTGACCGATCAGCAGCTGCGCGAGCGCCGGCTCACCGCCGTGCTCGACTATGTGCCCTGGGCCGGTGCAGCAGAGGCGCTCGTCGTCGCCGGCGACGGGTTTATCGCCAAGGTCCCACTGGCAGCGGCTCGGATCGACCCGGTCCTCGACATCGCCGGCCAGCCGGGCGGTCGGGTGCACATCGATATTCAGCTTGAGCCCGAGTGGTGCATCGAGGTGGCGGGGTCGCCGGCGCGAGAGTTCCGCCTGCGCGGCGCGCTGGCGCGGTCGGTGCAGACATGCGGGGCGCTTTCACGTGCGCTCGCATTGACATGTGAGCACGCCCAGCAGCGTGAACAGTTCGGCCGGCCCATCGCGAAATTCCAGGCGGTGCAGGCACTCATCGCCAACGCCGCGAGTTCGATCGCGCTGGCGAAGACGGCCTCGGAGTTTGCCGTCGAAGCCGTGACCGCCCACGGCTTCGATACCCCACCCGGCGTGTTCGCGGTGTCCATCGCGAAGATCGAAGCCGCCCGCGCCGCCACGTTGGTGGCGCGCAACGCGCATCAGGTACACGGTGCGATCGGGTTCACCCTCGACCACCGGCTACGCCACTTCACCTCTCGGGCACTGGCGTGGCGCGCGGAGTTCGGGGTGCAGCGGCAATGGCAACACCGTCTCGGCGAACTGGTGCTCGAATCACCCGACGGCGTATGGGAAGTCGTCACCGCACTGAGCAGCGGCGTCTTCTAGTCCGACCAACAACGTAGTCAGCTAGTCATCTGGAACCGGAGGAATCGTGCGGAGAGACATCTTCGAACCCGAACACGACGAATTTCGAGCGACCGCCAGGGCGTTCTTCGAAACCAGCTGCGTGCCCCACGTCGAGGAGTGGGAGCAGCGCGGCTACACCGATCGAGAGCCGTGGCTGGAAGCCGGCAAGCTTGGGCTGCTCGGCTGGGAGGTGCCCGAGGAGTACGGCGGCATGGGCATCAAGGACTTCCGCTACAACGCGATCGTCAACGAGGAGTTCTGGCTCACCGGAAGCGTCGGGCTGGGATTGGGTGTGCAGAACGACATCCTCGCCGGCTATTTCACCGAGCTGACCACCGACGAGCAAAAGAAGCGCTGGCTGCCCGGTTACGTCTCGGGTGAGCTGATCACCGCGATCGCGATGTCGGAACCCGGCGCCGGCTCTGACCTCGCCAACATCAAGACTTCGGCGCGCCGCGACGGCAGCGACTTCATCGTCAACGGCGCGAAGACGTTCATCTCCAACGGACTGCTTGCCGACCTCGTCGTCGTCGCCTGCCGCACCAATCCCGACGCCGACAAGCCGCACAAGGGTTTGAGTCTCATCGTCGTGGAGAGCGGAATGCCCGGATTCGAACGCGGCCGCAAGCTCGACAAGATCGGTCAAAAGTCCGCCGACACAGCCGAACTCATCTTCACCGACGTTCGGGTGCCCGCCGAGAATCTGCTCGGCGAAGAGGGGCGAGGCTTCTACCATCTGATGCGCAACCTGCCCGCCGAACGCCTCGGTATCGCAATCCACGCGGCGGCGGCGGCTCGACGGGCCCTGGATCTCTCCGTTCAGTACGCGCGCGATCGCAAGGCCTTCGGTCAGCCGATCGGCACCTTCCAGGTGAACCGGCACGCGATCGCCCAGATGCGCACCGAGCTGGACGTCATGCAGACCTATATCGACAAATGCATCATGGCGGTCAACAGTGGCGATCTCAGCGCCGACGAAGCAGCCGGAGCGAAGTGGTTCGCGACCGAGACACAGTGGAAGATCATCGACCGGTGCCTGCAGCTGCACGGCGGCTACGGCTACATCAACGAGTACGAGATCGCGCGCCTGTGGCGCGACTCTCGCGTTCAGCGGATCTACGGCGGCACCAACGAGATCATGCTCGACATCGTTGGCAAGGGGCTGGGATTCTGAGCGGCCCGCGCGACGCGGTCATCGTCGCGACCGCTCATACTCCGATCGGCCGGACCTTCAAGGGCTCACTCGTGGACGAACGCGCAGACGAACGGTGCGTCACGTCACCGCCATTCAGGCCACGATGGCGCGCGCATAGTCTGAATACGAGATCGGGTGTCGCAGGTGTCGCTGTACTCCCATTCAGTAATTCTTGATTGTGGCTGGGAGAGTTCCAATCTCGAAGATAGGGCCGGCTTCGGAAGGCTCCGTGATGTGTCCCCACATTTGACGCCCGGCCTGCTCTGCCGGCATGGGCTCGCCGCGGCCGATGCTGTCCCTGGTTGCACCGGCCGCGGGGCAGTCTCGGGGGTCGACCTCGGCGATGTGGTGCACGCCGGGCGATTCGACCAGGCCAAGCCGGAAGCCAATCACCCGCGGACCGACTCCTCGACGCCTGCGCTCGAGTGCAACTGTGCGTACCCACATTTCGATGCCCGCCTTGGACGCGCTGTAGAACGACGCACCTTCCATCGGGATCTTGGCCGACAGTGACGACACCATCGCCAAGGTCGATTCGAGTCCCGGAGGCACCGCCTCGAGGAAGGCATTGCCCAGCCACAGCGCCGCAGCGTGATTGGCGATCAGATGTTCGCGCACGCGCCCCTTATCGACCTCGCCGGCGTACCCGTAGGGCCCTTCCATGAATGCGTTGTGAACAAAGACGACCCGGCTGCCATCGAACTGCCTGAGTTCCTTCGCCATGCTCTCCGCGGCACGTTCCCAGTCAGCTGGCACGGACAGATCGAGCGGAATGTTCTCCAGCTGTCCAGCGGTGCCGCGAGACATGTTGATGATGCGTGCGTCCGGATACGGGACTGTGCGGGCCAGGCCGGCTCCGACGCCCTTCGTGGCACCGGAGATCCACACGACGGTGTCGGCCCGACGTTTGCCGTTCCCGCTCATTGGTTGCGCACTCCCACGGTCAGGTCCCGCGGACGCAATACCGGCAGAACGTCATCGCGACCAAACCACGAAGGCGCGGGATGCGAGCCGGCCGGCGGCCTGGCCCAGTCCACCCATGGCCCCCAGTCCTGCCTGGTCATCTTGCTCGCATGGTCAGGGTCATGCGCGGCCGCGGCGGCGGCGTACCGTTCGGCCGCCTTGCGCGCCTCGGGCAGGATCCACCAGTCCTCTTCCGAACGCCACTTCCCATCACCGGCGTACTGAATCACTTGCATCGAGGGAAAGCCGATCGGGGCACCCCCGGGCTCAGGGTTGTCCGCCCAATTCTCAACCTCGAAGACGACCCGCTCCCCGTCGATGTTGTACCACTTCAGCGGCGTGTAGATCTGCGGCACGGCCGCCATCGCACCCTCGACCCACACCTTGATCTCTGCCGGACCGCGGAACCTGCCCCAAAAATGTTCGCGGTAGACGGCGTCATCGGTGAACAACGCCGCCCAGGACGCCCAATCCTCGAGTACCGGACCGGTCATGTAGTACGTCTTGAACGCAGCCTCGACCTCGTCGCGAGTAAACATCCTGCAGCACAACCCTTCCCAGTTTTCGTACGGCTATGGCGCCGCGTCTATAGCGTTGTTACTATAGCGCTGATATATGGATTGGCAAACAGTACTGATCATCTGGAGGAGCCGATCGTGACAGCTGCGCGAACCAGGCACGCCCGAGCCCCCCTCAGCAGGGACGCCGTTGTCATGGCGGCGTTGCGGATCACTCACGAAGAAGGGCTCTCGGCGCTTACCGTGCGGCGGTTGTGCGCCGAGCTGTCGGTCGGAGCGCCGACCGTCTATTACCACGCGGGCAGCATGCAGGAGCTGTACGAATTGGTCAGTGACGCTGTCATAGCTCAGATCGAGGTTCCCCTCGAGGGTAGCTGGCAAGACAGGGTGATCGACCTTGTCGCGCGGACCCGCGCCATCTTCGCCCGCCACCCCGGAGTTGCCGCCTTCGTCAACGGTCATCACCCTCTGCCAGCGGCGATCGGACTCGCCGACGCAACCATAGGCATACTCCTCGAGGAGCTCGACCACTCGACAGCCTTGACCGCCTACCACGTCATCACCGTCTACAACATGGGGCAGATGCTCATCGACGGTGCAGAGACGGCGTCGAAAGGGCGGCCTGTCAATCCCACGTTCCTGCCCCACGGAAAGTCGCCCGCGCGCTATCGCTCCTTATCAGAGGTCCGTTCGGTAACAGGACATCTCGACCCTGGAGATACCCACTTGCAGGGCTTGCGCTGGATCCTGTTCGGCGCCCGACACAATTCGCGACTCCCCGAAGAGGAAGGCACATTAACTGGTGACTGAATCAAACGCGCGCCGAGACGAGCTCATTGGGGTTGCATGGGAACCCTGGCATCTGTTCAGCGAGGGCAAAATTGACGAAGGCCTGAGTCTGCTGTCCGATGACGGAACGTTCTGGGAAGTGTCCAGCCGCGAGTCGCGCCCCATGCCTGAGATGAAAACCTTTATCGCGCAATTGCTCTCGATCGTTCCGATTCGCTTCACCTTGATCGATGCGATCGTGGAGGGCAACCGGGCCGTGCTCCTGGCGGAGAGCGAGGGCCACATCGACGCCAACGAGTATTACCGGAACGCGTACTCCTTCGTCGTGCGGGTCGATCCCGCCTCCGGGCAAGTCGTCTCAGTACGCGAATACAGTGACACATTGCATGGCTTCAAAGTTCTGGTGCCCGTTCTGCGGCGGGCAAGCATCGCAAGAAATGAAACCTCGGCGTCGGCCGAGGTCATCGAGAGCTGAGGGAGCCATGACGGAGGTGCGTTTCGATGGCCAGGTCGTGATCGTGACGGGCGCCGGACGAGGTATGGGCAGAGCGCATGCGCTGCTATTGGCCGAACGCGGAGCCACTGTCGTGGTGAACGACGTGGGAAGCGGCATGCACGGCAGCGGCAGCGATACTGGCCCGGCGGACGACGTCGTCGCCGAGATCCAAACCAGGGGCGGCAACGCGATCGCGAATTTCGACGATGTGTCGACGTCTCGCGGATGCGATGCGCTGGTTGCGGCGGCGGTCTCCGAATTCGGACGGGTGGACGCGGTGCTGCACAACGCGGGGGTGTTCACGTTCACCCCGCTGGCGCAAATTCACGACGGCACCTGGGACCATATCCGCAGCGTCTCGCTAGACGCGTCGCTGTTCCTGACTCGCGCAGCGTGGCCGCACTTCGTCGCGCAGGGCGGCGGGTCGGTTCTCTACATCTCTTCCGGAGCCGGCCTGTACGGGTCGCCGACACTCGCGCATTACGGTGCGGCCAAGACCGGAATGATGGGTTTGGCCCGCGTGGCCGCCCACGAGGGCGCTTCGGCCAACATCCGCGCCAACGTGCTCGCCGTCGGTGCGCATACCCGGATGACCGCCCATATGCTGAAGGACAGCCCCAACCTGGAGAAGTTCTGGGAGAACTATTATCGCCCGGAGCTGGTCAGTGCCGCGGCGGCGTGGCTGGTTCACCCCGACTGCACGGCGAACGGCCGGTTTTACGAGGCGATGGGCAGCCGAGTAGCGAGGTTCGACTACGTCGAGTCACGCGGTCTGTGTCACCTCGATCTCACAGTCGACGATGTGCGCGACCACTTCGCAGAGATCGATGAATTCGGAGACCTCGGGAGCAGCCACGTGTTCGAGGACCAGGTCGCCTACGGCGAGTTCCTCATGAAACTTCATATCGAAATGGGCGCCACGCCGCCGGAACCCGACGCCGTTATGCCGCAACAAGTGTGAACCTCGGGAAACCCGAGCTTCACCATCTGGAAGCGGCTGTTATGGCGATGAGAATTCATGAATATGGAGTCTCAAGGGCGTCGGCATGATCAGTTTTCTCGAGCACCTGCCGGTCTGATGGGGGCTCATTCGAGCAGGTCGACGACTGAACCCGCGACCCCGGAGCTGCGCAACCGGGCGCTGGTCGCAAGAATATGCTTGCGCCACAGCGCTTCCGCCCCGGCCGCGTCCTTATCCGCGATGAGTTCGACGACCTTCGCGTGAGTGCGGGTGGCCGCCG contains:
- a CDS encoding PaaI family thioesterase, which codes for MSDTAWESDLGSWVGADFQAMPRTEGGVALCGACMRTGECRLGVTQEELRTDDVLTSNLACPPDHEGGPNVAHGGWTASVMDEILGHVPIAHNQLTVTATLTVNFKKPVPIERPLQARAWIDKIDGQKWFISGELVLLPSEAVLATATGIWIARDVGHFARHRAWLAEQDASAEDLR
- a CDS encoding TetR/AcrR family transcriptional regulator C-terminal domain-containing protein; translation: MAAYWYVSDNRELLDLVAGKLLSRVEIPDPDSGPWDERLRAVIDGIDAQLHSHPDIATILLERMRSTDRRLMNGIMQILMSAGFEGPEVFLSYAMIHTYLFGRYQVIEFEDDLDPPDLEDTIVELRPHLAGLHGRDFFSYGVDTIIEGLRARLAAPRGAAPGRKPRAARPKK
- a CDS encoding AMP-binding protein; amino-acid sequence: MPDLTLSDICSEHRRRYPDRLAVIDGPVRYTWPQFDNRVNQAARLLVHHGVGRGDRVLWLAQNSSRFLELMIACARLGAMICPANWRQSGHELAFVIDDFDPKIIVWQEEEIAPQVAEARTLAGGSAVWIRHDSDDADGYDRRVAEFATDPVESEADPHDALLVIYTAAIIDRPAGSMLSQRNLTTMAMLTGRVTETDHSSVFVNSGPLFHIGNFQFDSLPTFVMGGTNVYVRRVDEAELLRLIEAEKVTSAFLMPPTIIKMLELNKEAEHDISSLRPGPFAPVWGDALPPDDRLWAQHTGGFGQTEVSGLALLNAWGTSGIGNSGRPSPLCQVRIVDAEGNEVPDGIPGEIAIRGDTVHLGYWNRPATNAARMRNGWWHTRDRGRREADGTIEFMGTLTRMIKSAAENIYPPEVEFCLAAHPAVKQAAIIGVPDPTFTQSVKAIVVLEEGRTLTAAEIIEHCRERIASYKKPKFVEFVEVIPTVNGVTDYDALDAAYGGGGYPGGANVAR
- a CDS encoding FadR/GntR family transcriptional regulator, with translation MKKSTIVKIPKASELVAATLRRQIVTGELKPGELLPNEAILMQQFGVSRPTLREAFRILESEAIITVLRGARGGGRVLEPDGAVAARYMGILLQYQGTPLTDVYQARTEIEVSAVGMLGGSKRRSAIRTLGELAAEAEELVDDDDAFAAHDLKIHSAIVEATGNMTLAELSKMLFHIIDAHNALFIASHPRGSSSTVNKQAQRAYARLVKLLSDGDFEAAQRHWRRYLEAAETFMVGEADSTLIEVLS
- a CDS encoding enoyl-CoA hydratase/isomerase family protein; the protein is MDELQWSVRDGVGTIRLNRPEARNAFTFEMIREWAELLRAAKHDDEVRVLVLTGTGDKAFCSGVDLSSISNANPNLTPLQRKSQLHDEIHQIAHTLADLDKPVIASINGVAVGAGLDMALMCDMRIMSMSARVSEGYVRVGLTPGDGGAYYLPRIVGTSKALELLLTGDFIDAHEALRIGLVNRLATPETLEEETVKFAQSIAQHAPVTVRMIKRATYQSADVDRRTALDLISSHFAVVAATEDAAEALAAMQEKRPPKYVGR
- a CDS encoding thiolase family protein is translated as MRDAVIAAAVRTPIGKRNGGLAGLHAVELSATVLNELIARAGLDPALVEDVHWGNVISIGQQSGNIGRMAVLAAGWPESVPGFTVDRQCGSSQQAISTAAAAVVSGQADIVVAGGVEMMSNVPMGAATVPGTGDMGGPAVERYASELTAPGFNGRFNQGAGAELIAEQYGLSRTQLDEYSVESHERAAAAQDDGLFVDEIVAVRTAAGDVIADEGIRRGSTVEKLATLKAPFLDGGKITAGNASQISDGAAAVLITTSERAAELGMTPLARVHTAVCTGDDPVKMLTGPIPATQLALKRSGLDLGDIAFFEVNEAFAPVPLAWQADTGVSRDKLNPVGGAIALGHPLGCSGARLATTLIHHMRRTGGRYGLQTMCEGGGTANATIYELLG